From Rhododendron vialii isolate Sample 1 chromosome 10a, ASM3025357v1, the proteins below share one genomic window:
- the LOC131303007 gene encoding uncharacterized protein LOC131303007, whose product MAAVQLIQDFDNVIVKHVSRSMNTEANRLAQASTGLKLALETIHKIITVQKRLLPSVRRRGLVLEVFTSDFTGEESDDELEKDWRHLEAMRVMSEVHERICGAHQSGIKMRWLIRRYGYYWPTILEDCIHFSKGCQPCQAHGPIQRVPAADYHAVVKPWPFRGWAFDVIGKIYPPSSGNHTYILVATDYFTKWAEAVPLKSVDQQKQNIIISNSTPYYAQGNGQAESTNRTLVNIIEKMVEDNPRAWHELLSEALWTYRTSKKEATNITPYMLVYGHDLVLPMEVAVKSTRIAYQNGLTPADYTQAMLMKLEDLDEVRLAALDHMLVQKRRVARSYDKRVRKKSFTKGDLVWKAVFPLGEKNPRYGKWSPTWEGPYQIAQVLRGNVYLLMDLNGGLFKHLTNGKYLKHHYPSMWEMRDCGEIQTTKP is encoded by the exons ATGGCAGCAGtgcaattaattcaagattttgataatgtaaTTGTCAAACATGtttcaaggagtatgaacaCCGAAGCCAACCGCTTGGCTCAGGCCTCAACAGGTCTGAAGCTAGCTCTAGAAACAATCCACAAGATCATCACAGTCCAAAAAAGGTTGTTACCTTCTGTTAGAAGGAGAGGTCTAGTACTGGAGGTATTTACTTCTGATTTCACAGGTGAAGAATCAGATGATGAACTAGAAAAGGATTGGC ggCATCTTGAGGCCATGAGGGTCATGAGTGAAGTCCATGAAAGAATCTGTGGCGCCCATCAATCTGGAATTaagatgagatggctaatcagaaggtatggctactattggccaaccattttAGAGGATTGTATTCATTTTTCTAAAGGATGTCAACCTTGCCAAGCCCATGGCCCAATTCAGCGTGTTCCTGCAGCTGATTATCATGCTGTGGTCAAACCttggccatttagaggttgggccTTTGACgtaattggaaaaatttatccGCCCTCTTCAGgaaatcatacttacatcttggtagccacggattacttcaccaagtgggcaGAAGCCGTACCATTAAAGTCTGTGGATCAACAAAAG CAAAATATTATTATCTCCAATTCTACTCCTTATTACGcacaaggaaatggccaagctGAATCCACCAACAGGACTCTTGTCAACATTATCGAGAAAATGGTGGAAGATAATCCAAGGGCCTGGCATGAATTGCTTTCTGAGGCCTTATGGACCTACAGAACCTCAAAGAAGGAAGCCACCAATATAACTccttatatgttggtatatgggCATGATCTAGTCCTACCAATGGAAGTGGCAGTAAAGTCAACAAGAATAGCATATCAAAATGGCCTCACTCCTGCAGATTATACTCAGGCTATGCTGATGAAGCTTGAAGACTTGGACGAAGTTAGGCTTGCAGCCCTTGATCACATGTTggttcagaaaagaagagtcgCTAGATCTTATGACAAACGTGTAAGGAAAAAGAGCTTTACTAAGGGTGACTTGGTTTGGAAGGCAGTCTTCCCCTTAGGAgaaaagaatccaagatatGGCAAGTGGTCTCCAACCTGGGAAGGACCGTACCAGATTGCTcaagtccttagaggtaatGTTTATCTTCTTATGGACCTAAATGGTGGTTTATTTAAGCAtttaacaaatggaaagtacCTAAAGCATCACTATCCTTCTATGTGGGAGATGAGAGACTGTGGAGAAATTCAAACTACCAAACCATAA